AGTACGTTGAAGGATTCCGGCATGCCTGGTTCCATACGATGATCGCCATCTACGATGTTTTTATACATCTTAGTACGGCCATTCACGTCATCGGACTTAACAGTCAGCATTTCCTGCAGGGTATATGCGGCACCATATGCTTCCAGTGCCCACACTTCCATCTCACCGAAGCGCTGACCACCGAACTGAGCTTTACCACCCAGCGGCTGCTGAGTAACAAGGCTGTAAGAACCGGTAGAACGCGCGTGCATCTTATCGTCAACAAGGTGGTTCAGTTTCAGCATGTACATGTAGCCGACGGTAACCTGACGCTCGAATTGCTCGCCGGTACGGCCGTCAAACAGTGTGATCTGACCAGAGGTTGGGATTCCGCCCATTTCAAGCAGTTGCTTGATCTCTGTCTCTTTCGCACCGTCGAAGACTGGTGTCGCGATTGGCATACCTTTTTTCAGGTTCTCAGCCAGACGCAATACTTCGTCATCGGTAAAGGTGGTCAGATCCACTTTCTGACGTACGTCGTCGCCCAGATCATAGGCACGCTGGATGAACTCGCGCAGCTTAGAAACTTCTTCCTGTTTCTTCAGCATGGCATTGATTTTTTCACCAATACCTTTCGCGGCCATACCCAGGTGGGTTTCCAAAATCTGACCAATGTTCATACGTGATGGAACGCCCAGCGGGTTCAGTACGATATCAACAGGAGTCCCGTTTTCATCGTAAGGCATATCTTCGATCGGGTTGATCTTGGAGATAACACCTTTGTTACCGTGGCGGCCTGCCATTTTGTCACCAGGCTGGATTTGACGTTTAACGGCCAAATACACTTTAACGATTTTCAGCACACCTGGTGCCAGATCATCGCCCTGAGTGATTTTACGACGCTTAGCTTCGAGTTTTTTCTCAAACTCGGATTTCAGTTCGTCGTACTGTTCAGCAAGCTGTTCCAACTGATTCTGTTTGTCTTCGTCAGTCAGTGACAGTTCTAACCAACGATCGCGAGGCAATTTGCCCAGCTTGTCAGCTTCAACACCGCCAGCAACCAGCGCAGACTGGATACGTGCAAACAGACCGGCTTCCAGGATCTGCAGTTCTTCAGTCAGGTCTTTCTTCGCCTGCTTCAGCTGCATCTCTTCGATTTCCAACGCACGCTTGTCTTTTTCCACGCCATCGCGGGTGAAGACTTGCACGTCGATAACCGTACCGGACACGCCGTTTGGTACACGCAGAGAAGAGTCTTTAACGTCAGACGCTTTCTCACCGAAGATCGCACGCAGCAGTTTCTCTTCCGGCGTCAGCTGGGTTTCGCCTTTAGGCGTTACCTTACCCACCAGAATGTCACCACCGGTCACTTCAGCACCGATATAAACGATACCGGATTCATCCAGTTTGGAGAGCGCAGCTTCACCCACGTTAGGGATGTCAGCGGTGATCTCTTCAGGCCCTAACTTGGTGTCACGGGACACACATGCCAGTTCCTGGATATGGATGGTCGTGAAGCGGTCTTCCTGCACAACACGTTCGGAGACCAAGATGGAGTCTTCGAAGTTGTAACCGTTCCAAGGCATGAACGCGACACGCATGTTCTGACCCAGAGCCAGTTCGCCAAGATCTGTAGACGGACCATCTGCCAGCACGTCGCCGCGCTCGATTGGCTCGCCCAGATTCACACACGGCATCTGGTTGATGCAGGTGTTCTGGTTAGAACGGGTGTATTTGGTCAGGTTATAAATGTCGATACCTGCTTCGCCCGGGTACATCTCTTCTTCGTTAACACGAATAACGATACGGGATGCATCCACGTACTGAACAATACCGCCACGTTTGGCTACGGCAGTAACACCGGAGTCAACTGCTACAGCACGTTCCATACCAGTACCTACCAGCGGCTTATCAGCGCGCAGAGTCGGAACTGCCTGACGTTGCATGTTCGCACCCATCAATGCACGGTTGGCGTCATCGTGTTCCAGGAATGGAATCAATGAAGCACCAACGGATACAACCTGTTGGGTGGAAACGTCCATGTAGTCAACCTGATCGCGGCTGAAGAGGCTTGATTCGCCTTTGCTACGACAAGTGACTAGGTCTTCAATGAAGCGCCCTTCTTCGTCCAGGTTGGAGTTCGCCTGAGCGATTACGAAGTTGCCTTCTTCAATGGCAGACAGATAGTTGATTTCATCAGTCACCAGACCATCACGCACGCGACGGTAAGGGGTTTCCAGGAAACCGTACTCATTGGTCTGTGCATAGACAGACAAGGAGTTGATCAGACCGATGTTTGGACCTTCTGGCGTTTCGATTGGACATACGCGGCCGTAGTGAGTCGGGTGTACGTCTCGAACTTCAAAGCCAGCACGTTCACGGGTCAAACCGCCCGGGCCCAATGCAGAGATACGACGCTTGTGCGTGATCTCGGACAACGGGTTGTTCTGGTCCATAAATTGTGACAGCTGGCTTGAGCCGAAGAATTCTTTCACCGCAGCCGAAATCGGCTTAGCGTTGATCATATCCTGAGGCATCAGTGTGTCGAGGTCGCCCAGAGACAGACGCTCTTTAACAGCACGCTCAACACGAACCAGACCAACACGGAATTGGTTTTCAGCCATTTCGCCGACGGAACGAATACGACGGTTGCCCAAGTGGTCGATATCATCCACTTCGCCCTGGCCGTTACGAATGCCGATCAGCTTTTTCATTACCTGAATGATGTCGTCTTTGCTCAGGATACCTGAACCTTCGATTTCATCACGCAACAGAGAACGGTTGAACTTCATACGACCTACAGCAGACAGGTCGTAACGATCTTCAGAGAAGAACAGGTTCTCAAACAGGCTTTCCGCCGCTTCACGCGTTGGTGGCTCACCAGGACGCATCATTCGGTAGATCTCAACCAGTGCGCTCAGGCGATCGCTGGTTGGGTCGACGCGAATGGTCTCGGACATGTACGCGCCATGATCGAGGTCGTTGGTGAACAGCGTTTCAATGGTTTTGTGACCGGACTGGCTCAGTTTAGCAAGCAGGTCCAGAGACAATTCCATGTTAGCCGGGACGATCAGCTCACCGGTATTGGTGTCGATGTAGTCTTTAGAGACCACTTTCCCTGCGATGTATTCAACAGGAACTTCGATGCGCTGAATTTCGTCTTTTTCAAGCTGACGAATATGACGGGCAGTGATGCGGCGGCCTTTTTCTACATAGACTTTGCCGTCAGCTTCGATATCAAAGGAAGCTGTTTCACCACGCAGGCGCTCAGGTACCAGTTCCATCTGCAACTTGTTGTCGCGGATCTGGTAAGTCACCTTGTCAAAGAACAGGTCAAGGATCTGTTCAGTCGTGTAATTTAATGCACGCAGAATGATGGTCGCAGGCAATTTACGGCGACGGTCAATACGTACAAACAGGTTGTCTTTCGGATCAAACTCGAAATCTAACCATGAACCGCGGTAAGGGATGATACGTGCGTTATAAAGCACTTTACCCGATGAGTGGGTTTTACCCTTATCGCTGTCGAAGAATACGCCCGGACTACGGTGCAGCTGAGATACGATAACCCTCTCAGTACCGTTAATCACGAAGGTACCATTTTCGGTCATGAGCGGAATTTCGCCCATATAGACTTCTTGTTCCTTGATGTCTTTGACCGTACCTTCTGGTGCTTCACGTTCGTAGATTACCAGGCGCAGTTTTACGCGCAGTGGCGCGGAGAACGTCACACCACGGATCTGGCATTCTTTAACGTCGAATACAGGCTCACCAAGACGGTAGCTAACGTATTGCAGCTCAGAGTTACCGCTGTAGCTCTTGATAGGGAATACAGAACGGAATGCAGCTTCCAGACCGTACTGGCCTTCCGGATCTTGCTCGATAAACTTCTGGAACGAGTCAAGCTGGATAGAAAGGAGATATGGAATGTCCAAAACTTGTGGACGTTTACCAAAATCCTTACGAATGCGTTTTTTCTCGGTATAGGAGTAAACCATAGGGTTCCTCAGCTCGCTGATCAGTGACCCAATCTTGTCTGCCCTGAGAAGGACAGTTCATGCAACACCGTTTATGTCGACCGGAAAGCAGAAACGCTTCCCGCAATATCTGTTTTCTACCACTCTTAAATCATTTCGTTGTGCGTTATCTGTAGATGAGCTACAGCAAGAGGCAACAATATATTAAGGCGTCTATAGAAAGAGATATTAGAGTAGTTCAGTGCTCAAACAGTGTGAAACACCACTGACACTCTATAGCGCAAAAAGGCTGGTGACTAAAAAGTCACCAGCCATCAGCCTGTTAGGACAGGCTGCACTCCGGGAAGTTAAACTTACTTAACTTCAACAGAAGCACCAGCTTCTTCCAGAGATTTTTTCAGAGCTTCAGCGTCGTCTTTGCTGATGCCTTCTTTCAGAGCTGCTGGAGCAGACTCAACCAGGTCTTTCGCTTCTTTCAGACCCAGGCCAGTCGCGGTGCGAACAGCTTTGATAACTGCAACTTTGTTCGCGCCAACAGCGGCCAGAACAACGTCGAACTCAGTTTTTTCTTCAACAGCTTCAGCAGCAGCAGCAGGACCTGCAACAGCAGCAGCAGCAGAAACGCCGAATTTTTCTTCCATAGCGGAGATCAGTTCAACGATTTCCATTACAGACAGAGCTGCAACGCCTTCAATGATTTGTTCTTTAGTGATTGACATTTCAAGTGTTCCTAGAATTCAGAAATAGTTTATACGTAAGCAAATGAACGAGATAAAAAAGGCTGATTAAGCAGCTTCTTTCTGATCGCGTACAGCAGCCAGAGTGCGAACCAATTTGCCTGCAGAGGCTTCTTTCATGGTTGCCATCAGGCGTGCGATTGCTTCTTCGTAAGTAGGCAGAGTTGCCAAGCGGTCAATTTGAGCCGCAGAGATAAACTCACCTTCAAAGGCCGCAGCTTTAACCTCAAATTTTGCATTCGCTTTAGCGAAATCTTTGAACAAACGGGCAGCAGCGCCTGGGTGTTCAGTAGAGAATGCAATCAAGGTTGGACCGACAAACGTGTCTTTCAGGCACTCAAACTGAGTACCTTCCACGACGCGACGCATCAAGGTGTTGCGAACAACACGCATGTAAACGCCAGCTTCACGACCTGCTTTACGCAGTTCAGTCATTTTATCTACAGTTACGCCACGAGAATCCGCAACAACCGCAGACAGCGCGCCTTTGGCTACTTCGATGACTTCAGCAACAATCGCTTGTTTGTCTTGAAGATTTAATGCCATTAGCTTTTTGCTCCTGGATTTAGCCGGGGAACCCCCCCGGAACTCACATCACTTGTCATCGAGAATCGATAATAAGCGTTCAAACACGGTGAGCAGAGAATCCAGCAAAGACAAATCTTAATTCTTTATAAAAAAGACAAAGAAATATTTTCTTCAGGCTCTGTCACCGTCTACGCAGGAAGGATTAAGCCCCTTTCAGGGCACCTGCGGTCTTGGACGGAGGTCTGGATAGGCCAGACTCCAACCGAAAAATCTTGGTTTCGCATTAACGAAACAACGGGCCATAGATTCTAGACAAATCTATCGCCCGCGTAAAGCGATAAACGTCAGCAGTTAATTAGCTAACTGTTGCGCTCAGGCCGCTTTGATCAACAGAAAGACCCGCACCCATGGTAGTGGACAGGCTTACTTTCTTGATGAAAACGCCTTTAGCCTGGGAAGGCTTCGCTTTTTTCAGAGCGACCAACAGAGCTTCCAGGTTTTCTTTCAGCTTGTCGGATTCGAAATCAACCTTACCGATAGTGGTATGGATGATGCCGTTTTTGTCGTTACGGTAACGAACCTGGCCTGCTTTAGCGTTCTTAACCGCTTCAGCAACGTTAGGTGTTACAGTACCAACTTTCGGGTTAGGCATCAGACCACGTGGGCCCAGAACCTGACCTAATTGGCCAACAACGCGCATTGCATCTGGAGATGCGATAACAACGTCGAAGTTCATTTCGCCTTTTTTGATCAGGTCAGCCAGATCTTCCATACCTACCAGTTCAGCGCCTGCAGCTTTAGCAGCTTCAGCGTTTGCACCTTGGGTGAAGACGGCAACGCGAACAGAACGACCGGTGCCGTGTGGCAGTACGGTTGCGCCGCGAACGTTTTGATCTGATTTACGAGCGTCGATGCCGAGGTTAACAGCAACGTCAACGCTTTCTACGAATTTAGCAGTGGCCAGCTCTTTGAGCAGAGCAACGGCTTCGGTGATGTCATACTGTTTAGTAGCATCAACTTTGTCACGGATCACGCGCATGCGCTTGGTCAGCTTAGCCATTTATTAATCCTCCACTACCAGGCCCATGGAACGAGCAGTACCTTCGATGGAGCGAGTCATCGCTTCAACGTCAGAACCAGTCATGTCCGCAGCTTTGGTTTCTGCGATTTCACGAACCTGAGCACTCGTTACTTTACCCACTTTGTCTTTGTTCGGCTTGCCGGAACCAGACTTGATACCAGCCGCTTTCTTCAGCAGTACTGCTGCAGGAGGGGTTTTGGTAACAAAGGTGAAAGAACGGTCAGAATAAACAGTAATAACAACAGGAATTGGCAGGCCTTTTTCCATGCTATCAGTCTTAGCATTGAACGCCTTACAGAATTCCATGATGTTCACGCCTTGTTGACCCAGAGCTGGACCAACTGGCGGACTTGGGTTTGCCATACCAGCTGCAACTTGCAGCTTAACGTAGGCTTGTACTTTCTTGGCCATGGTAAATATCCTCGTTTGGGTGATATCGCCTGTTTGAAGAGGCTCCCCGTTATTTACAGTACTTTGTTCTTTATAATTTATGTGCTGAGACTGCACATAAAAACAAAAGGCGCGAAATTATAGTTCAATTTCGCGCCTTGTACAACATCTGTTCTAGTGAATGTTTAGAACGTTGTTGTTAGCCTTTTTCAACCTGACCGAAGTCCAGTTCAACCGGTGTTGCACGGCCAAAAATGGAAACAGACACTTTCAGGCGGCTTTTCTCGTAATCAACTTCTTCGACCACACCATTGAAGTCCGCAAACGGACCGTCATTAACACGTACCAGTTCACCTGGTTCGAACAACGTTTTAGGACGTGGTTTATCACCCACTTGTTGCAGGCGATTCATGATCGCATCAACTTCTTTATCGCTGATTGGTGCAGGACGATCTGACGTTCCGCCAATGAAGCCCATAACACGAGGAACGCTGCGAACTAAGTGCCAGCTGGCGTCATTCATCACCATCTGTACCAGCACATAACCTGGGAAGAATTTACGTTCGCTTTTACGGCGCAGGCCACCACGAATCTCAACCACTTCTTCGGTTGGAACCATGACTTCACCAAACAGTTCTTCCATGTCATGTAATTTGATGTGCTCACGCAGCGATTGTGCTACGCGGCCTTCAAAGCCAGAAAACGCCTGAACGACGTACCAACGTTTTTTAGGTGCTTCAGACATTAGAACCTCAAGCCAGTAATGAAAGATACCAGGCGGACTAAAATACCATCCAGCCCCCACAGAATCAGTGACATAACGGCAGTTACCGCAGCAACGATCAGTGTGGTATGCAATGTTTCCTGGCGCGTTGGCCAAATGACTTTACGTACTTCAGTACGCGCTTCACGAGCAAACGCGACCGTCGCTTTGCCTTTAGTGGTCAGTAAAGCCACTGCGCCTGCAATTGCGATAATAACAACTACGGCTAACGCGCGTAACGGCAGGCTGTATGCACGGTAATAATAGTTACCGACAATAGCTACAACCAACAAAACGGCAACAATCAGCCACTTTACCGCTTCCAGGCCGCGCCCGCTCCCTTGAGCCTCGGTATTCGCACTCATAAACCAACCCGTCACAATGATTCAGAACAAACAACTTTGCCTCGCATTGCGAGGCAAACCAAACCGATCGATGCTCTACTTGAGCGCAATTCGGTGTTTTACGCTATATCTCAGAGCCTATCTCACCAGTGATTATGACGTATAAATCGCTGATGAGATAGGTTCTAGCGCCACAGCGTAGAAAAAAGGGCATCAAATGATGCCCTTTTAGTGTGTATTACGTCAACGAATAGTGACAAAAAACTATCAGCGATTAAGCGATAACTTTAGCAACAACACCAGCACCTACAGTACGGCCGCCTTCACGGATTGCGAAACGCAGACCGTCATCCATCGCGATTGGGTGGATCAGGGTAACAACCATGTTCACGTTGTCACCAGGCATAACCATCTCAACGCCTTCTGGCAGTTCGATAGTACCGGTCACGTCAGTTGTACGGAAGTAGAACTGTGGACGGTAACCTTTGAAGAATGGAGTATGACGACCACCTTCATCTTTGCTCAGGATGTACACTTCGGAATCAAACTTGGTGTGTGGTTTGATTGAACCTGGTTTAGCCAGAACCTGACCACGTTCGATATCTTCACGTTTGATACCACGCAGCAGAACACCAACGTTCTCACCAGCACGGCCTTCGTCCAGCAGTTTGCGGAACATTTCAACGCCCGTACAAGTAGACTTAACAGTGTCCTTGATACCGACGATTTCAACTTCTTCGCCCACTTTAACGATACCGCGCTCTACACGACCGGTAACAACTGTACCACGGCCGGAGATGGAGAATACGTCTTCGATTGGCAGCAGGAATGGCTTATCGATAGCACGCTCTGGCAATGGAATGTAGCTGTCCAGTGCTTCTGCCAGTTCGATGATTTTCGCTTCCCAAGTGACATCGCCTTCCAGTGCTTTCAGCGCTGAACCTTTGATGACCGGGATGTCGTCGCCTGGGAATTCGTAAGCAGACAGAAGTTCACGAACTTCCATTTCTACCAGTTCCAGCAGCTCTTCGTCATCTACCATGTCGCATTTGTTCATGAACACGATCATGTATGGAACGCCAACCTGGCGACCCAGCAGGATGTGCTCACGAGTCTGAGGCATAGGGCCGTCAGTTGCAGCAACAACCAGGATAGCGCCGTCCATCTGTGCAGCACCGGTGATCATGTTTTTCACGTAGTCGGCGTGCCCTGGGCAGTCAACGTGCGCGTAGTGACGAGTCGGGGTGTCATATTCAACGTGAGAAGTGTTGATGGTGATACCACGAGCTTTTTCTTCTGGTGCGTTATCGATCTGGTCGAATGCGCGTGCAGAACCGCCGTAGGTTTTAGCCAGAACGGTAGTGATTGCTGCAGTCAGGGTAGTTTTACCGTGGTCAACATGGCCGATAGTACCAACGTTAACGTGCGGTTTGTTACGTTCAAATTTTTCTTTAGACATCGATTGTCCCTCTAAGACACGGTTAAATCGGTGGTATCACCACATCAACCAAGCATTTGCTTGACGAATTAGTTTACAGAAAGAAAATCAGGAGGGAGAATTTGGAAGTGGTGCTGATAGGCAGATTCGAACTGCCGACCTCACCCTTACCAAGGGTGCGCTCTACCAACTGAGCTATATCAGCACATACTTGGAGCGGGCAGTGGGAATCGAACCCAC
The Rahnella aceris DNA segment above includes these coding regions:
- the rpoB gene encoding DNA-directed RNA polymerase subunit beta, coding for MVYSYTEKKRIRKDFGKRPQVLDIPYLLSIQLDSFQKFIEQDPEGQYGLEAAFRSVFPIKSYSGNSELQYVSYRLGEPVFDVKECQIRGVTFSAPLRVKLRLVIYEREAPEGTVKDIKEQEVYMGEIPLMTENGTFVINGTERVIVSQLHRSPGVFFDSDKGKTHSSGKVLYNARIIPYRGSWLDFEFDPKDNLFVRIDRRRKLPATIILRALNYTTEQILDLFFDKVTYQIRDNKLQMELVPERLRGETASFDIEADGKVYVEKGRRITARHIRQLEKDEIQRIEVPVEYIAGKVVSKDYIDTNTGELIVPANMELSLDLLAKLSQSGHKTIETLFTNDLDHGAYMSETIRVDPTSDRLSALVEIYRMMRPGEPPTREAAESLFENLFFSEDRYDLSAVGRMKFNRSLLRDEIEGSGILSKDDIIQVMKKLIGIRNGQGEVDDIDHLGNRRIRSVGEMAENQFRVGLVRVERAVKERLSLGDLDTLMPQDMINAKPISAAVKEFFGSSQLSQFMDQNNPLSEITHKRRISALGPGGLTRERAGFEVRDVHPTHYGRVCPIETPEGPNIGLINSLSVYAQTNEYGFLETPYRRVRDGLVTDEINYLSAIEEGNFVIAQANSNLDEEGRFIEDLVTCRSKGESSLFSRDQVDYMDVSTQQVVSVGASLIPFLEHDDANRALMGANMQRQAVPTLRADKPLVGTGMERAVAVDSGVTAVAKRGGIVQYVDASRIVIRVNEEEMYPGEAGIDIYNLTKYTRSNQNTCINQMPCVNLGEPIERGDVLADGPSTDLGELALGQNMRVAFMPWNGYNFEDSILVSERVVQEDRFTTIHIQELACVSRDTKLGPEEITADIPNVGEAALSKLDESGIVYIGAEVTGGDILVGKVTPKGETQLTPEEKLLRAIFGEKASDVKDSSLRVPNGVSGTVIDVQVFTRDGVEKDKRALEIEEMQLKQAKKDLTEELQILEAGLFARIQSALVAGGVEADKLGKLPRDRWLELSLTDEDKQNQLEQLAEQYDELKSEFEKKLEAKRRKITQGDDLAPGVLKIVKVYLAVKRQIQPGDKMAGRHGNKGVISKINPIEDMPYDENGTPVDIVLNPLGVPSRMNIGQILETHLGMAAKGIGEKINAMLKKQEEVSKLREFIQRAYDLGDDVRQKVDLTTFTDDEVLRLAENLKKGMPIATPVFDGAKETEIKQLLEMGGIPTSGQITLFDGRTGEQFERQVTVGYMYMLKLNHLVDDKMHARSTGSYSLVTQQPLGGKAQFGGQRFGEMEVWALEAYGAAYTLQEMLTVKSDDVNGRTKMYKNIVDGDHRMEPGMPESFNVLLKEIRSLGINIELEDE
- the rplL gene encoding 50S ribosomal protein L7/L12, which encodes MSITKEQIIEGVAALSVMEIVELISAMEEKFGVSAAAAVAGPAAAAEAVEEKTEFDVVLAAVGANKVAVIKAVRTATGLGLKEAKDLVESAPAALKEGISKDDAEALKKSLEEAGASVEVK
- the rplJ gene encoding 50S ribosomal protein L10 — encoded protein: MALNLQDKQAIVAEVIEVAKGALSAVVADSRGVTVDKMTELRKAGREAGVYMRVVRNTLMRRVVEGTQFECLKDTFVGPTLIAFSTEHPGAAARLFKDFAKANAKFEVKAAAFEGEFISAAQIDRLATLPTYEEAIARLMATMKEASAGKLVRTLAAVRDQKEAA
- the rplA gene encoding 50S ribosomal protein L1 — encoded protein: MAKLTKRMRVIRDKVDATKQYDITEAVALLKELATAKFVESVDVAVNLGIDARKSDQNVRGATVLPHGTGRSVRVAVFTQGANAEAAKAAGAELVGMEDLADLIKKGEMNFDVVIASPDAMRVVGQLGQVLGPRGLMPNPKVGTVTPNVAEAVKNAKAGQVRYRNDKNGIIHTTIGKVDFESDKLKENLEALLVALKKAKPSQAKGVFIKKVSLSTTMGAGLSVDQSGLSATVS
- the rplK gene encoding 50S ribosomal protein L11, producing MAKKVQAYVKLQVAAGMANPSPPVGPALGQQGVNIMEFCKAFNAKTDSMEKGLPIPVVITVYSDRSFTFVTKTPPAAVLLKKAAGIKSGSGKPNKDKVGKVTSAQVREIAETKAADMTGSDVEAMTRSIEGTARSMGLVVED
- the nusG gene encoding transcription termination/antitermination protein NusG; translation: MSEAPKKRWYVVQAFSGFEGRVAQSLREHIKLHDMEELFGEVMVPTEEVVEIRGGLRRKSERKFFPGYVLVQMVMNDASWHLVRSVPRVMGFIGGTSDRPAPISDKEVDAIMNRLQQVGDKPRPKTLFEPGELVRVNDGPFADFNGVVEEVDYEKSRLKVSVSIFGRATPVELDFGQVEKG
- the secE gene encoding preprotein translocase subunit SecE; its protein translation is MSANTEAQGSGRGLEAVKWLIVAVLLVVAIVGNYYYRAYSLPLRALAVVVIIAIAGAVALLTTKGKATVAFAREARTEVRKVIWPTRQETLHTTLIVAAVTAVMSLILWGLDGILVRLVSFITGLRF
- the tuf gene encoding elongation factor Tu encodes the protein MSKEKFERNKPHVNVGTIGHVDHGKTTLTAAITTVLAKTYGGSARAFDQIDNAPEEKARGITINTSHVEYDTPTRHYAHVDCPGHADYVKNMITGAAQMDGAILVVAATDGPMPQTREHILLGRQVGVPYMIVFMNKCDMVDDEELLELVEMEVRELLSAYEFPGDDIPVIKGSALKALEGDVTWEAKIIELAEALDSYIPLPERAIDKPFLLPIEDVFSISGRGTVVTGRVERGIVKVGEEVEIVGIKDTVKSTCTGVEMFRKLLDEGRAGENVGVLLRGIKREDIERGQVLAKPGSIKPHTKFDSEVYILSKDEGGRHTPFFKGYRPQFYFRTTDVTGTIELPEGVEMVMPGDNVNMVVTLIHPIAMDDGLRFAIREGGRTVGAGVVAKVIA